Proteins encoded together in one Paracidovorax wautersii window:
- a CDS encoding Rrf2 family transcriptional regulator, translating to MRLTTRGKMAVTAVTDLALRSHGGPVALPAISARQGISLSYLEDIFGALRRAGLVSSIRGPGGGYTLTRNPQELSVADIVTASEKYMTRPADKASAEPHPLPSGEMTAELWASFHSRVMDYLQSITVADLIASQDAQTLRDAAPAASVALKARTPAKSQLPARNVPNSVFALGGLLGSST from the coding sequence ATGCGCCTGACCACCCGCGGCAAGATGGCCGTCACCGCCGTAACCGACCTGGCCCTGCGCTCGCACGGCGGCCCTGTGGCCTTGCCGGCCATCAGCGCCCGCCAGGGCATTTCGCTGTCCTACCTGGAAGACATCTTCGGTGCGCTGCGTCGCGCGGGGCTGGTCAGCAGCATCCGCGGACCGGGCGGCGGCTACACGCTCACCCGCAACCCCCAGGAGCTGTCCGTAGCCGACATCGTCACTGCATCGGAAAAGTACATGACCCGCCCGGCCGACAAAGCCAGCGCCGAGCCGCATCCGCTGCCCTCCGGCGAAATGACCGCCGAGCTGTGGGCCTCCTTCCACTCGCGCGTGATGGACTACCTGCAGTCCATCACGGTGGCGGATCTGATCGCCAGCCAGGATGCGCAGACCCTGCGCGACGCGGCGCCGGCCGCCTCCGTGGCGCTGAAAGCCCGCACCCCGGCCAAATCGCAGTTGCCGGCGAGAAACGTGCCGAACTCGGTCTTCGCCTTGGGCGGGCTGCTGGGCTCATCCACCTGA